From Vicia villosa cultivar HV-30 ecotype Madison, WI unplaced genomic scaffold, Vvil1.0 ctg.000772F_1_1_2_unsc, whole genome shotgun sequence, the proteins below share one genomic window:
- the LOC131631092 gene encoding protein Asterix-like, translating into MSSHGNDPRQPSAAKPYVAPVIAPQDLPIDYAGFIAVIFGVAGVMFRYKLSSWLALIFCAQSIANMRNVENDLKQVMMAMMFSLMGLITNYFGPPRPGGKQS; encoded by the exons ATGTCATCTCACGGGAACGATCCACGTCAGCCATCGGCGGCGAAGCCATACGTAGCTCCGGTGATTGCGCCGCAAGACCTTCCTATCGATTATGCCGGTTTCATCGCCGTCATATTCGGCGTCGCCGGTGTTATGTTTAGG TACAAGCTGAGTTCGTGGTTGGCTCTCATATTCTGTGCGCAATCCATTGCTAACATGAGGAATGTGGAAAACGATCTTAAACAAGTTATGATGGCTATGAT GTTTTCTTTAATGGGATTGATAACAAACTACTTTGGCCCTCCTAGACCCGGTGGCAAGCAAAGCTGA